One Malus domestica chromosome 11, GDT2T_hap1 genomic region harbors:
- the LOC108172669 gene encoding uncharacterized mitochondrial protein AtMg00810-like, with the protein MARLVKKLGTLFSMKDLGPLNYFLGIKVKYVGAQMHLNQAKYAHDLLKHTKFLDDKPISTPVPCGQKLSAYDGEPHDNPVLYRSVVGALQYLTITRHDLCHAVNQVCQFMHSSKYTHWMVIKRILCYVKATYNHGLLYKPGIAHLTRFSDADYAGDCDTRHSIGGFCIYLGSNLVSWSSKKQKTMSTSSSEAEYRQLAYTTAELSWLRSLFCDLHLYLESPTIWCDNISSIALASNSVFHSRTKHLKIDYHYVRDKVVRGELLVNYI; encoded by the coding sequence ATGGCTCGCCTAGTCAAGAAGTTGGGGACTTTATTTTCAATGAAAGATTTGGGCCCTCTTAATTATTTCCTGGGAATTAAAGTCAAATATGTTGGTGCTCAAATGCATTTGAATCAAGCAAAGTATGCACATGACTTATTGAAACACACCAAATTCTTGGATGATAAACCTATTTCAACCCCAGTTCCTTGTGGCCAGAAGTTAAGTGCTTATGATGGTGAGCCGCATGACAATCCAGTTTTGTATAGAAGTGTTGTTGGTGCATTGCAATACCTTACGATCACGAGACATGATCTTTGTCACGCAGTAAACCAGGTATGTCAATTCATGCATTCTTCGAAATATACACATTGGATGGTGATCAAGAGGATTCTTTGTTATGTAAAGGCTACTTACAACCATGGTCTTTTGTATAAACCTGGCATTGCACATCTCACGAGATTTTCTGATGCTGATTATGCTGGGGATTGTGACACACGGCATTCAATTGGTGGTTTTTGCATTTATTTAGGCTCTAATCTTGTTTCCTGGAGCTctaagaaacaaaaaacaatgtCTACATCGAGTTCAGAAGCTGAATATAGGCAGCTAGCATACACAACTGCTGAACTATCTTGGCTCAGGTCTCTTTTCTGTGATCTACATTTATATCTTGAAAGTCCCACAATCTGGTGTGACAATATCTCGTCCATTGCACTCGCTTCAAACTCTGTGTTTCATTCAAGAACAAAGCATTTGAAGATAGATTATCATTATGTTCGTGATAAGGTGGTTCGTGGGGAGTTACTGGTGAACTACATTTGA